In one Jeotgalibacillus haloalkalitolerans genomic region, the following are encoded:
- the hisB gene encoding imidazoleglycerol-phosphate dehydratase HisB — MTERKASLKRKTNETNISLALNIDGEGISDIQTDVPFMTHMLDLFTKHGHFDLTVEGRGDVDIDGHHTTEDIGIVLGQALLEALGDKKGIKRYGNAFVPMDEALAQVTVDLSNRPHLVMNADFPKERVGDFDVELVHEFLWKLAIEARMNLHVNVHYGFNTHHMIEAVFKALGRALDEATQIDPRVKGVPSTKGML; from the coding sequence ATGACTGAACGTAAAGCTTCATTAAAACGAAAAACAAATGAAACCAATATCTCACTTGCGCTGAATATTGACGGTGAAGGCATAAGCGATATTCAGACAGACGTACCATTCATGACCCACATGCTCGACCTTTTCACTAAGCACGGCCACTTCGATTTAACCGTTGAAGGCCGCGGTGATGTGGATATTGACGGGCATCATACGACAGAAGATATCGGAATCGTACTCGGTCAGGCACTACTTGAAGCACTTGGTGATAAAAAAGGCATTAAGCGTTATGGCAACGCCTTTGTCCCGATGGATGAAGCACTTGCTCAGGTCACAGTTGATCTGAGTAACCGCCCGCATTTAGTAATGAATGCTGATTTCCCGAAAGAGCGGGTAGGGGATTTTGATGTAGAGCTTGTCCATGAGTTTTTATGGAAGCTTGCAATTGAAGCGCGGATGAATCTCCATGTGAATGTGCATTACGGTTTTAATACACATCATATGATCGAGGCAGTATTTAAGGCGCTTGGCCGCGCACTTGATGAAGCGACTCAGATTGATCCACGTGTTAAAGGTGTGCCATCAACGAAAGGGATGTTGTAA
- a CDS encoding tetratricopeptide repeat protein, which produces MKKGSDHQKGKLVPFTQTGESLYKRGMAIYQKGQLEKAVKYLGKAAELEPEEPMIALQIAMIETELGHFQESNERLKHISELTDPSMTEIHYFMANNYAHLGLFQEAYRHVNTYLQSQPDGEFSEDAEDLLELLEFEDEDGFEEGFEQDDLIIHQEKAGKLLADGKFEEAIKVLEEVVERYPDYWSAYNNLALAYFYQGDTEQASAILTEVLNKNPGNLHALCNLAVFYHYQGRTKELEALVKALETVRPFLIEHRFKLGATFALLGKHEQAYGWLKSLAKRGFEGDSGFHYWLSHSAWHSGHKKAAEDAWKRVIEEQPDKAGQEPWNRATTRNDEKLKTFYPEERMFILFKDIQESASFLTEEAPEYFTEVEKAYYQMLQSDEPQDTPISRAHLVACELLKHFDLHEKSHQGLFYMWFHIVYHGSVHGYTFQNVEALAAAVEYLWRKVRGSKLTQKEIAVKHGISAGTLARYKREIELYLP; this is translated from the coding sequence ATGAAAAAAGGATCGGATCATCAAAAAGGAAAGCTTGTGCCATTTACCCAGACAGGTGAGAGCCTGTATAAAAGAGGGATGGCCATTTATCAAAAAGGTCAGCTTGAGAAGGCTGTGAAATATTTAGGGAAAGCGGCCGAGCTTGAGCCGGAAGAGCCGATGATTGCACTTCAGATTGCGATGATTGAAACGGAGCTTGGACATTTCCAGGAGTCAAATGAGCGCCTGAAGCATATAAGTGAGTTAACCGATCCATCTATGACTGAAATTCATTATTTTATGGCGAACAATTATGCGCATCTGGGTTTATTTCAGGAAGCGTACCGCCATGTGAACACCTATTTGCAGAGCCAGCCTGATGGGGAGTTCTCAGAGGATGCTGAGGATCTGCTTGAACTGCTTGAGTTTGAGGATGAAGACGGTTTTGAAGAAGGGTTTGAACAGGATGACCTGATTATTCATCAGGAGAAAGCAGGAAAGCTGCTTGCTGATGGGAAGTTTGAAGAAGCCATTAAGGTGCTTGAAGAAGTGGTTGAACGTTATCCGGATTACTGGTCCGCTTATAATAACCTTGCACTCGCTTACTTTTACCAGGGAGATACTGAACAGGCGTCAGCTATTTTAACTGAAGTGCTGAATAAAAATCCCGGTAATCTGCATGCCTTATGTAATTTAGCGGTATTTTATCATTATCAGGGCCGCACAAAAGAACTGGAAGCATTGGTTAAAGCACTGGAAACCGTCCGGCCATTTCTGATTGAACACCGTTTTAAGCTGGGGGCAACCTTTGCTTTACTCGGAAAGCATGAACAGGCATACGGCTGGCTGAAGAGTCTTGCGAAAAGAGGATTCGAGGGTGACAGCGGTTTTCACTATTGGCTTTCACATTCCGCCTGGCATTCAGGTCATAAGAAAGCGGCCGAGGATGCGTGGAAGCGCGTGATTGAAGAGCAGCCTGATAAAGCAGGTCAGGAGCCGTGGAACCGTGCAACCACACGAAATGACGAAAAGCTGAAAACATTTTATCCGGAAGAGCGGATGTTTATTTTATTTAAGGATATTCAGGAATCAGCCAGCTTTTTGACAGAGGAAGCACCTGAATATTTTACAGAGGTTGAAAAAGCATACTATCAGATGCTGCAATCTGATGAACCGCAGGATACACCGATCAGCAGAGCACACCTCGTTGCATGTGAGCTTTTAAAACACTTTGACCTGCACGAAAAATCTCATCAGGGATTATTTTATATGTGGTTTCACATCGTTTATCACGGGTCTGTTCATGGGTATACATTTCAAAATGTAGAGGCCCTTGCTGCAGCGGTTGAATATTTATGGCGGAAAGTCAGAGGCTCAAAACTGACGCAAAAAGAGATCGCAGTTAAACACGGAATTTCAGCCGGAACGCTTGCGAGATATAAGCGGGAGATTGAATTATACTTGCCATAA
- the hisH gene encoding imidazole glycerol phosphate synthase subunit HisH, translating into MIGIVDYGMGNLFSVSKALERIGVPYIISDKKEQLEKTDGLILPGVGAFRDAMKLLDETKLSDFIKEQADAGKPILGICLGMQLLFDESEENGVFKGLGLLKGKAVKFPGESNGERYKVPHMGWNKLKFHQDSPLTADVEADHVYFVHSYYIAGEDRDALIASSDYYEEVPAVVGRNNVFGMQFHPEKSGDLGMALLKNYTQYVQNTEVEV; encoded by the coding sequence ATGATCGGAATTGTTGATTATGGTATGGGGAATCTTTTCAGCGTCAGTAAAGCACTGGAGCGGATTGGCGTTCCTTATATCATCAGTGATAAAAAGGAGCAGCTTGAAAAGACTGACGGGCTGATTTTACCCGGCGTTGGCGCATTTCGTGATGCGATGAAGCTGCTTGATGAGACGAAGCTTTCAGATTTTATAAAAGAACAGGCAGATGCAGGAAAGCCGATACTGGGGATTTGCCTTGGCATGCAGCTTTTATTTGATGAAAGCGAAGAGAACGGTGTTTTTAAAGGACTCGGTCTTTTAAAAGGAAAAGCGGTTAAGTTTCCAGGGGAATCAAATGGTGAGCGTTACAAAGTACCGCATATGGGCTGGAATAAGCTGAAGTTTCACCAGGATTCACCGCTGACGGCAGATGTTGAAGCGGATCATGTGTATTTTGTTCACTCTTATTATATTGCAGGTGAAGATCGCGATGCACTGATCGCTTCATCTGATTATTATGAAGAAGTACCGGCGGTTGTCGGGAGAAACAACGTGTTTGGCATGCAGTTTCACCCTGAAAAAAGCGGTGACTTAGGCATGGCGCTTTTGAAAAATTATACGCAGTACGTACAAAATACGGAGGTGGAAGTATGA
- the hisD gene encoding histidinol dehydrogenase, with product MNIRYLNESSIPRQSLDQGTEAQRKSVQDIIAEVKDEGDEAVRFYTEQFDGVKLESLKVTDGEVDEALLELDEELLLILQEAANNIRAFHEKQVQQSWMTTEENGTILGQKVTALDAAGIYVPGGTAAYPSSVLMNAIPAQVAGVKRIVMVTPPGKDGKVPAGVLAAARLAGVRDIYKIGGAQAVAALAYGTESIEPVDKITGPGNIFVALAKREVFGIVDIDMIAGPSDVTVLADDTAFANEVAADLLSQAEHGELSQANLVTTSRELAEAVQKEVEAQLNELPRHEMARVAIEEHSAIYVADTLEQAVEAVNQIAPEHLEVQMENAMELVGKIRHAGAIFVGRYSSEPIGDYFAGPNHTLPTSGTARFSSPLSVDDFVKKSSIISYSKAAFDENGSKVAKFARLEGLEAHARAIEARDKNK from the coding sequence ATGAACATCCGTTATCTGAATGAGAGCAGCATTCCGCGTCAGTCGCTTGATCAGGGTACTGAGGCACAGCGGAAAAGTGTGCAGGACATTATTGCAGAAGTGAAAGATGAAGGTGACGAAGCGGTCCGCTTTTACACGGAGCAGTTTGACGGTGTGAAGCTTGAGTCGTTAAAAGTAACAGACGGTGAAGTGGATGAAGCACTTCTGGAGCTGGATGAGGAACTGCTGTTGATTTTACAGGAGGCGGCTAATAACATTCGTGCCTTTCATGAAAAACAGGTTCAGCAATCCTGGATGACAACTGAAGAAAACGGCACAATCCTCGGACAAAAAGTCACTGCGCTTGATGCAGCGGGCATCTACGTGCCAGGCGGAACTGCCGCTTATCCTTCCTCTGTCCTGATGAATGCGATCCCTGCCCAGGTTGCAGGTGTAAAACGCATCGTGATGGTGACACCACCCGGCAAAGACGGAAAGGTACCGGCAGGCGTTTTAGCTGCAGCGCGCCTTGCGGGTGTGCGCGACATTTATAAAATTGGCGGTGCCCAGGCAGTTGCAGCGCTTGCTTACGGAACAGAATCGATTGAACCGGTTGATAAAATTACCGGGCCAGGGAATATCTTCGTCGCGCTTGCTAAACGTGAAGTGTTTGGAATTGTTGATATCGATATGATTGCAGGACCGAGTGATGTAACCGTGCTTGCAGATGATACAGCTTTTGCAAATGAAGTCGCAGCAGATCTGTTATCACAGGCTGAACATGGCGAACTCTCTCAGGCAAATCTGGTGACGACATCCAGGGAACTTGCTGAAGCGGTACAAAAAGAGGTGGAAGCACAGCTGAATGAACTGCCAAGACACGAAATGGCACGTGTAGCCATTGAAGAGCATAGCGCGATTTATGTGGCAGACACCCTTGAGCAGGCAGTAGAAGCAGTAAATCAGATTGCCCCTGAGCACCTTGAAGTGCAGATGGAAAATGCAATGGAATTGGTCGGAAAAATCCGCCACGCCGGCGCAATTTTCGTTGGCAGATACAGCTCAGAGCCGATCGGTGACTACTTTGCAGGACCAAACCACACACTGCCGACAAGCGGAACCGCACGATTTTCAAGCCCGCTGTCCGTAGACGACTTCGTGAAAAAATCCAGCATTATCTCATACAGTAAAGCTGCCTTTGATGAAAACGGCAGCAAGGTTGCGAAGTTTGCAAGGCTTGAGGGTCTTGAAGCGCATGCGAGGGCGATTGAGGCGAGAGATAAAAACAAATAG
- the hisG gene encoding ATP phosphoribosyltransferase, with the protein MKELTIAMPKGRIFEEAVVMLKEAGYNLPPEFDDSRKLIIEVPEENLRFILAKPMDVPTYVEHGVADIGIAGKDVMLEEERHVYELLDLKISHCYLAVAGLPDTEMNEVAPRIATKYPNVASSYFREQGEQVEIIKLNGSIEIAPIIGLTDRIVDIVSTGRTLKENGLVEYEHIVDITSRLIANPVSYRLMHDRISEMTSRLEKVVNG; encoded by the coding sequence ATGAAGGAATTAACGATTGCCATGCCAAAAGGGCGTATATTTGAAGAAGCGGTTGTCATGTTGAAGGAAGCAGGCTACAATCTGCCACCTGAGTTTGATGATTCAAGAAAACTGATTATTGAAGTGCCGGAGGAAAATCTGCGCTTTATTTTAGCGAAACCGATGGATGTACCGACTTATGTGGAACATGGCGTAGCGGACATTGGCATTGCGGGAAAAGATGTGATGCTTGAAGAAGAGCGTCATGTATATGAACTGCTGGATTTGAAAATCAGCCACTGTTATTTAGCGGTAGCGGGGCTTCCTGATACAGAAATGAATGAAGTCGCACCAAGGATCGCGACGAAATATCCAAACGTTGCATCGTCTTACTTCAGAGAGCAGGGCGAGCAGGTTGAGATTATTAAGCTGAACGGTTCAATTGAGATTGCACCGATTATCGGGCTGACGGACCGGATCGTTGATATTGTATCGACCGGGCGTACGTTAAAAGAAAATGGCTTAGTGGAATATGAGCATATTGTGGATATCACGTCACGTCTGATCGCTAATCCTGTAAGCTATCGTCTGATGCATGACCGGATCAGCGAGATGACGAGCAGACTTGAAAAAGTGGTGAACGGCTAA
- the rapZ gene encoding RNase adapter RapZ — protein sequence MSTDMELVIITGMSGAGKTVAIQSFEDLGFFCVDNLPPTLLPKFLELMKESGDKMNRVAVVMDLRGREFFDSLFQALDQFDNEERLKPRILFLEADDQALVRRYKETRRSHPLAPAGLPMEGIKQERILLADLKGRAQTIYNTSSLKPRELREKILNEFSVNKQSLFTVNVMSFGFKHGLPIDADLVFDVRFLPNPHYIDHMRPQTGLDEEVSEYVMKWNETKKFLEKTIDLLQFMLPHYKREGKSQLVIAIGCTGGQHRSVALTEEMARAFAKDYHTQITHRDIHKKQGAPKK from the coding sequence ATGTCAACAGATATGGAATTAGTGATTATTACCGGTATGTCGGGAGCAGGAAAAACAGTAGCCATTCAAAGCTTTGAAGACCTGGGTTTTTTCTGTGTAGATAATCTGCCTCCAACACTGCTGCCAAAGTTTCTTGAGCTGATGAAAGAGTCAGGAGACAAGATGAACCGTGTAGCAGTTGTAATGGATTTGAGAGGAAGAGAATTTTTTGACTCTCTTTTTCAGGCACTGGATCAGTTTGATAATGAAGAAAGACTAAAGCCGCGCATTCTGTTTTTAGAAGCAGACGATCAGGCGCTGGTGAGACGCTATAAAGAAACGAGACGTTCTCATCCGCTTGCACCTGCCGGACTGCCGATGGAAGGCATTAAGCAGGAAAGAATCCTGCTTGCTGATTTAAAAGGACGCGCACAGACCATTTATAATACATCGAGTTTAAAACCGAGAGAACTGCGTGAGAAAATTCTTAATGAGTTTTCAGTGAACAAGCAGTCTTTATTTACCGTCAATGTGATGTCGTTTGGATTTAAGCATGGACTTCCGATTGATGCAGACCTTGTATTTGACGTAAGATTCTTGCCAAATCCGCACTATATTGATCATATGAGACCCCAGACAGGCCTGGATGAAGAAGTATCTGAGTATGTAATGAAGTGGAATGAAACGAAGAAGTTTCTTGAGAAGACGATAGATCTGCTGCAATTTATGCTTCCTCATTATAAGCGTGAAGGCAAAAGTCAGCTTGTCATTGCAATCGGTTGTACAGGCGGACAGCACCGCTCAGTCGCATTGACTGAAGAGATGGCCCGTGCATTTGCCAAGGACTATCACACTCAGATTACGCACCGTGATATTCATAAAAAGCAGGGTGCACCAAAAAAATGA
- the hisF gene encoding imidazole glycerol phosphate synthase subunit HisF, with product MLTKRIIPCLDVKEGRVVKGIQFVELRDAGDPVELARAYDQQGADELVFLDISASHEGRKTMVDVVQGVAAELAIPFTVGGGINALEDMKRILRAGADKVSLNTAAVLRPELIREGAEYFGTQCIVVAIDAKWDEEAGTWRVYTLGGRKPTDRLVLDWVKEAEALGAGEILLTSMDRDGEKSGFNVALTKAVSEAVNIPVIASGGAGGSEHFTEIFTEGKADAALAASIFHYEETSVKEVKAHLRKEGVNVR from the coding sequence ATGCTGACAAAACGAATCATTCCATGTCTTGATGTAAAAGAAGGGCGCGTTGTAAAAGGCATTCAGTTCGTTGAGCTCCGCGATGCCGGTGATCCTGTTGAGCTTGCCCGTGCTTATGACCAGCAGGGTGCAGATGAGCTTGTATTTCTGGATATTTCAGCATCACATGAAGGACGCAAAACGATGGTGGATGTTGTGCAGGGCGTCGCAGCAGAGCTTGCCATTCCATTTACAGTAGGCGGCGGCATTAATGCGCTTGAAGATATGAAGCGGATTCTGCGTGCAGGCGCTGATAAAGTGTCGTTAAATACAGCAGCGGTCCTGCGACCTGAGCTGATCCGTGAAGGTGCTGAATACTTTGGTACCCAGTGTATCGTGGTCGCGATTGATGCGAAATGGGATGAGGAAGCAGGCACGTGGCGCGTCTATACGCTCGGTGGCAGAAAGCCGACTGACAGACTCGTGCTGGACTGGGTCAAAGAAGCTGAAGCACTTGGTGCAGGGGAAATACTTCTGACATCAATGGACCGTGATGGTGAAAAGTCAGGGTTCAATGTAGCATTGACGAAAGCAGTCAGTGAAGCAGTGAATATTCCTGTTATCGCTTCAGGCGGTGCCGGCGGAAGTGAGCACTTTACTGAAATATTTACAGAAGGCAAAGCAGATGCAGCACTCGCAGCGTCCATTTTCCACTATGAAGAAACAAGCGTAAAAGAAGTAAAAGCACATTTAAGAAAAGAAGGAGTGAATGTAAGATGA
- the hisA gene encoding 1-(5-phosphoribosyl)-5-[(5-phosphoribosylamino)methylideneamino]imidazole-4-carboxamide isomerase: MSFTVYPAIDMRGGKCVRLTQGDYAQETIYGDSPFDMAKQFVDEGAEWIHMVDLDGAKDGKRVNDVFVERVVKELPARVQVGGGIRTEEDVVHYLDQGVDRVIIGSLAVTNPALVKEWLKKYGSRIAIGLDAKNGYVATHGWIETSELKAVDLGKELAEAGAETFIFTDIATDGMLSGPNVDAVVELAECTGAEVIASGGVSSLEDLRTLQAVSGIGVAGAIVGKAIYTNKFTVKQAIEETS, encoded by the coding sequence ATGAGTTTCACAGTCTATCCGGCAATTGATATGAGAGGCGGCAAATGTGTACGTCTCACACAGGGTGATTATGCACAGGAGACGATTTACGGGGATTCTCCTTTTGATATGGCTAAGCAGTTTGTTGATGAAGGTGCTGAATGGATTCACATGGTGGACCTTGACGGCGCGAAGGACGGCAAGCGCGTCAATGATGTATTTGTTGAGCGTGTTGTTAAGGAATTGCCTGCACGCGTTCAGGTTGGCGGCGGCATCCGTACGGAAGAAGACGTGGTACACTATTTAGATCAGGGCGTTGACCGCGTGATTATCGGAAGTCTTGCAGTAACAAACCCTGCTTTAGTAAAAGAATGGTTGAAGAAATATGGCAGCCGCATTGCAATCGGACTTGATGCTAAAAACGGTTATGTGGCAACACACGGCTGGATTGAAACGTCTGAGCTAAAAGCGGTTGACCTTGGAAAAGAGCTTGCAGAAGCAGGCGCTGAAACGTTTATTTTTACAGATATTGCAACAGACGGCATGCTGAGCGGTCCGAATGTAGATGCAGTTGTTGAGCTTGCTGAATGCACAGGTGCTGAGGTGATTGCATCAGGCGGCGTCAGCTCTCTTGAGGATCTGCGTACATTGCAGGCTGTTTCAGGAATCGGCGTAGCAGGTGCGATTGTCGGTAAAGCAATCTACACGAATAAATTCACCGTCAAACAGGCCATTGAGGAGACGTCGTGA
- the trxB gene encoding thioredoxin-disulfide reductase, producing MKKECHFMTEEKIYDVIIIGAGPAGMTAAVYTSRANLSTLMLERGVPGGQMANTEDVENYPGFDHILGPDLSNKMFEHAKKFGAEYAYGDVKSIEDGTDYKTIKAGSKEYKARAVLITTGAEYKKLGVPGEKELGGRGVSYCAVCDGAFFKGKDLVVVGGGDSAVEEGVYLTRFANKVTIVHRRDELRAQKILQQRAFDNEKIDFIWNSTVKEINEKDGKVGSVTLVSTEDGSETDFAADGAFIYIGMVPLTKPFEGLGILNDEGYIETDEKMQTNVPGIFAAGDVRDKTLRQIVTATGDGSVASQAIQHYVEELAESLKVQS from the coding sequence ATCAAAAAGGAGTGTCATTTCATGACTGAAGAAAAAATTTATGACGTGATTATTATTGGTGCAGGTCCTGCAGGGATGACAGCTGCTGTATATACTTCAAGAGCGAACCTATCAACACTGATGCTTGAGCGCGGTGTACCTGGTGGCCAGATGGCAAATACAGAGGATGTTGAAAACTACCCTGGATTTGACCATATTCTTGGACCTGACCTTTCAAATAAAATGTTTGAGCACGCGAAGAAATTCGGTGCTGAATACGCATATGGTGATGTAAAAAGCATCGAGGACGGCACGGATTACAAAACAATCAAAGCCGGATCAAAAGAATATAAAGCACGTGCAGTACTCATCACAACTGGTGCAGAATACAAAAAGCTTGGCGTGCCGGGTGAAAAAGAACTTGGCGGACGCGGCGTGTCTTACTGTGCAGTATGTGACGGAGCATTCTTCAAAGGAAAAGACCTTGTCGTTGTAGGCGGCGGAGACTCTGCTGTTGAAGAGGGTGTTTACCTGACACGCTTTGCGAACAAAGTCACAATCGTTCACCGCAGAGACGAACTGCGCGCGCAGAAGATCCTTCAACAGCGTGCATTTGATAATGAAAAAATTGATTTTATCTGGAATTCAACAGTGAAGGAAATAAATGAAAAAGACGGTAAAGTCGGATCAGTGACGCTTGTTTCAACTGAAGACGGTTCTGAAACAGATTTCGCTGCAGACGGTGCATTCATCTATATCGGTATGGTGCCACTGACAAAGCCGTTTGAAGGTCTTGGTATCCTGAATGATGAAGGATATATTGAAACGGATGAAAAAATGCAGACAAACGTACCTGGCATCTTCGCAGCTGGTGACGTACGTGACAAGACACTACGTCAAATTGTCACAGCAACAGGCGACGGCAGTGTCGCATCTCAGGCGATCCAGCATTATGTGGAAGAACTTGCTGAGTCTTTGAAGGTACAGTCTTAA
- a CDS encoding NUDIX hydrolase, whose product MQRITNCVYIKDNQALLLQKPRRDWWVAPGGKMEPGESVRDACIREYREETGIYVKNPEIKGIFTFIIKEGNEVISEWMMFTFLATEGDGLMLDESPEGILQWQPVEAIQSLDMAEGDRHILEYVVHGQGVIYGTFTYTKDFELLSYRLDPS is encoded by the coding sequence ATGCAGAGAATAACGAATTGTGTATATATAAAAGATAATCAGGCACTGCTTCTTCAAAAGCCTAGAAGAGACTGGTGGGTTGCACCGGGCGGTAAGATGGAGCCGGGTGAATCAGTCAGGGACGCCTGTATCAGAGAGTATCGTGAAGAAACAGGGATTTATGTAAAAAACCCTGAAATTAAAGGGATTTTTACCTTTATTATAAAAGAAGGAAATGAAGTGATTTCCGAGTGGATGATGTTTACGTTTCTGGCGACAGAAGGTGATGGACTGATGCTGGATGAATCGCCTGAAGGCATTCTTCAGTGGCAGCCGGTTGAAGCCATTCAGTCACTTGATATGGCTGAAGGGGACCGTCACATTCTTGAATATGTGGTTCATGGCCAGGGCGTGATCTATGGTACGTTCACGTATACAAAAGATTTTGAGCTATTATCTTATCGTCTGGATCCTAGCTAA
- the hisIE gene encoding bifunctional phosphoribosyl-AMP cyclohydrolase/phosphoribosyl-ATP diphosphatase HisIE, translated as MNIDTANIRFDEKGLIPAVVQDASTGEVLTVAYMNEESFKKSAGTGETWFYSRSRQELWHKGATSGNTQKIVDMTLDCDGDSLVVRVKPAGPACHTGERSCFNEKVYESDDKAVGTQILSVLESLIAERDEERPEGAYTTYLFEEGVDKILKKVGEESAEVIIAAKNRDKEELKWETADLLYHTLVLLREQKLPLADVMGVLEERHNRPK; from the coding sequence ATGAACATTGATACAGCGAACATTCGCTTCGATGAAAAAGGATTAATCCCGGCAGTAGTACAGGATGCATCAACCGGTGAAGTCCTGACAGTCGCGTATATGAATGAAGAATCTTTTAAAAAATCAGCTGGAACCGGTGAAACGTGGTTCTACAGCCGCTCACGCCAGGAACTCTGGCATAAAGGGGCAACAAGCGGCAACACACAGAAGATTGTGGATATGACACTCGACTGTGATGGCGATTCACTTGTTGTGCGTGTAAAGCCTGCAGGTCCTGCATGTCACACAGGCGAGCGTTCATGCTTTAATGAAAAAGTATATGAATCAGATGATAAAGCAGTCGGTACTCAGATTCTCTCAGTGCTTGAAAGCCTGATTGCAGAACGTGATGAGGAACGTCCGGAAGGCGCTTATACAACATATCTGTTTGAAGAAGGCGTTGATAAGATTCTGAAAAAAGTCGGTGAAGAATCAGCAGAAGTCATTATTGCGGCGAAAAATCGCGATAAAGAAGAGCTGAAGTGGGAAACAGCGGATCTGCTCTATCACACACTTGTGCTGCTTCGTGAACAGAAGCTTCCACTTGCTGATGTCATGGGCGTTCTTGAAGAGCGTCATAATAGACCAAAATAA
- a CDS encoding ATP phosphoribosyltransferase regulatory subunit: MSKLFMFEKPIGMRDTFPHLYSLKKEIRMNVENEMINWGYEFMETPALEYDETVGEASAILDQQLFKLLDQQGRTLVLRPDMTAPIARVAASKLLKDRNPLRLAYAANLFRAQQREGGRPAEFEQIGVELIGDSTVSADAETIALLASVLKASGLEDFTIAVGHVGFLQELFLQIVGTEERAEKLRKHLYEKNYVGYRKHVDSLPLSSIDKKRLIDILHIQGNGGSIAKAEALLEGEGGRGALRELEELLSVLKDYGVEDYVKMDVSLVSHMSYYTGVLFEVYADNVGFALGNGGRYDNLLKKFGAEVGATGFGIRMDYLMEALNKSVKQVQPALILFSAERRKEAAEKAAEYRQNQQPVIVQDVKGVSDLDSFTAGFKDVHTFIGKAGDQA, translated from the coding sequence GTGTCAAAGCTGTTTATGTTTGAGAAACCAATCGGAATGAGAGATACGTTTCCTCATTTATATAGTTTGAAAAAAGAAATCCGTATGAATGTTGAGAATGAAATGATTAACTGGGGCTATGAATTTATGGAAACACCGGCCCTTGAGTACGATGAAACTGTCGGCGAAGCGTCAGCAATTTTAGATCAGCAGCTGTTCAAGCTTCTTGATCAGCAGGGGCGTACGCTTGTGCTCAGACCTGATATGACGGCGCCAATTGCACGTGTAGCTGCTTCAAAACTGTTAAAAGACCGTAATCCGCTCAGGCTGGCTTATGCGGCAAATTTATTCCGCGCGCAGCAGCGTGAAGGCGGGAGACCGGCTGAGTTTGAACAGATCGGCGTTGAGCTGATTGGTGATTCGACTGTCAGTGCGGATGCAGAAACGATTGCGCTTTTAGCTTCAGTTCTGAAGGCATCAGGGTTGGAGGATTTTACGATTGCAGTTGGACATGTCGGTTTCCTGCAGGAGTTGTTCCTTCAGATTGTCGGCACAGAAGAGCGCGCTGAGAAGCTGAGAAAGCATTTATATGAAAAGAATTATGTAGGTTATCGAAAGCATGTGGATTCATTACCGCTTTCCTCTATTGATAAGAAGAGGCTGATTGATATCCTGCACATCCAGGGGAATGGCGGATCGATTGCGAAAGCTGAGGCCCTTTTAGAGGGAGAAGGCGGACGCGGGGCATTGCGTGAGCTTGAGGAACTGCTTTCAGTCTTAAAGGATTATGGAGTCGAGGACTATGTGAAAATGGATGTGTCGCTTGTGAGCCACATGTCTTACTATACAGGCGTACTGTTTGAAGTGTACGCAGATAACGTAGGCTTTGCGCTTGGAAACGGCGGACGTTATGATAATCTGCTGAAGAAATTCGGTGCTGAGGTCGGTGCAACCGGGTTTGGGATCAGAATGGATTATTTAATGGAAGCGTTGAATAAAAGCGTGAAGCAGGTTCAGCCGGCATTGATTTTATTCTCAGCTGAACGCAGGAAAGAAGCAGCTGAAAAGGCGGCTGAATACAGACAGAACCAGCAGCCTGTGATTGTTCAGGATGTAAAAGGTGTGTCTGACCTGGACAGTTTTACTGCCGGATTTAAAGATGTGCATACGTTTATTGGAAAGGCAGGGGATCAGGCATGA